The nucleotide sequence TGTATGCACCCCACCGAACTCAATTTGTAGGCACTACCGAATCGCAAATCCCAAACCCGAATCAGTGGACTGCGAATCCGGTAACTATGGCAGGGACTGACAAGTGGCATCAGACGTCTGGTAGCGTAAAGGACGACGGGTGGTGGTAGGGCTATGGGAGGAGCAGGTAGACGGAGGAGGTTACCTGTGGAAAACTGGCATGTGGAGGCATAAAGGTATTATGGTTTGATGTTTGCTTTTTACCTAGATGAATACTTATAGCACTGAATTTATGAATGTGGGCGTAAAGGACGACGGGTGGTGATAGTGCTACGGGAGGAGCTGGTAGGGCTATGGCGGCATAAAGGTATTATGGTTTGATGTTTCTTTTTACCTAGATGAATACTTATAGCACTGAATTTATGAATGTAGATTTATAGTATTGTGTTTTTGATGTTTACTTATTGTCGTAATCTCACGTATAGGTTGTGTAGAAATCACTCAAGTCTGCTTTTTATTATGGAAGCTCGTTGTatgtgtaaaattatttatactctTGGTCCCGGCGCACGGAGCCTACAAGACGCCGAATGTTCCTGCTGCTGCTGTAAGCATTTCATTTGATTATGTTTTCACCTGCTGCTGCTGTGAACATCAATTATCTTTACTACTGAGTCTATCATATTTTGGTTCTGTTGATGGCAGTACCAAGCGGGAAAACACCAGAAATAAGTTCAACTTGGGGAAGAGCATGAAGATGATGAACTCGCTCGGCGGCTTGTACCGTGTTTTGTGCTGGAGGAACATAAAAATCTCCGTTTCCTCATTACTTTATTCTGATGGTTTATTTGCCATATGTTAGATTGGCGAGAGGTGGGGTAACAGAAAGAGGCGACGTTAAAATCGGTGCTAGTGACGACGCCGGTAGACACGATGAGCTTGGCGACAGCGGCTGCCGCAACATTGTTGTACTTGGAGCCCATGCTATCCGAGCTCAACAATGCCAATAGCTCAGTCCTTTTACGTGTTCATTGACAAGTTGTCGTAAAGTACCTTGGCGTCAACAACCACGGCCATAATGACAGAGTCGTGCTGGCCGACTGCCCTGCTTCCATGCGCCGAGCAATCTACTGGTTTGAGATGACCGTGAGGACAGCTGGGCTCAAGGGGTTGAATCGGGTTCACCACATGTGGTGGCAACCTGGGTCAGCTTTTGTTGGCCCTTTCTACATGTGGTGGAATATTTGGTATCTTTAGCCTGGTTTTAGTTCTCTGACAGCAATTAGCAATGCTAAACTTGAGAGCAAAAGGAGTTGTAAGAAGAAAGGAGTTGTAAGAAGTGTTCCTTAGAAATTGTACACTAAACTGCTTgcacattttcatgcatgttggcaCTCACCTTGGAGCACAATTAAATGGAAATCAGTAGCAAAAATACAATCTGCATAGTGGTAATCTAATCCTAGAATTTGGCTTCATTTATATATTTCAAAGTGGTTCCATGATTTTATATTTTgcgcattttcatgcatgttggcaCTCACCTTGGAGCACAATTAAATGGAAATCAGTAGCAAAAATACAATCTGCATAGTGGTAATCTAATCCTAGAATTTGGCTTCATTTATATATTTCAAAGTGGTTCCATGATTTTATATTTTGCGTACTATGTTCACACTGTAACTTTTAACTTGGGATTTTAAGTGCGCGAACAGTTGATATGGGTTACAATTGAAACTTACATTCGTTCTACTGAATAGAAGAATTGGCTTCTGATTGTACTAAAATTTCTTAAGAGCTATAATAACTTTATTCTGTAGCAATCAGTTAATTAAGAAGTGATATCTTCcccttgctttgaagtgaatgcaAATTTCGGGGTATACTCTTATTTATTGCAAGCATCACTAAGCGCAACTTCTGAAACTTTAATTTAAACAAAAGAATACTGAAAAATACTGAAAAAGGGCGTGATGCAAATTGGGTATCAGTAGTTTTGTAGCGGGGCTGGGAATAGCAACGGTAGTTTGCAGGACTTGGAGAAAATATGGCAGATTCGGAGCAGGGTGACAACATACCAAAGGACAGTGTGATGACCCAAAAGGTGTAGCCCAAGGCTCGCCATAGATCCATTTATTGGCCCGTGGGAACGCACGGGCATTCAACTAGTATTACTAAAAGTGCAATTCCAGTACTCTAGCACCAACATTAGCCTAACGACGCAATATATAGTAGTGCTAAAGGCCTGAGCCAAACGACCCCAACATTAGCCTAAACTCAAAGAAACACGATGCTATGAATGTACTCTAGCACTGCCTTGATGTTCGCCATCGGAAAGGAGGACAGTAATTTGCTGTCAACCATAGCACCAGTCATTTTCTACAGCTGCCCTTGTTGTGACCAAGCATTCGATTTACTTGCGGGTGGAGATCCAATAGACAACTTCCTCAACATTTTTTTTTCAACACGTACTTCCATAGCCAGTTGTGATCATTCAGTCTTCACTGAGAACATATTGTGGGCTTGTCGCCGATGGTGGCACTATTGAACCTTTGATTTCCCAGAAATGTTGAAGACATGGCCAAGAAAAGGACAGCCCTTGCAAAAGAAAAGCGAGTTTGAACCATTATTAATTAATTGGCTTCCCTCTGACAATAACATTCATCAAACTTTCAACAAACAATCCGCAAAGCCTAACTATTATCTTATAAACATTTTATAAGAAACAAATAATCGAGCTTCCGGTTGTTGCTCCACGAGCTCTCCGCTAAAAAAACACTAACGACGCGTCTGGTTGGGTGGATAACCCCTGCTTCCAATTACAGCGCTATCAGAAAGCAGTAGCAACCGGTTGGTTCGGTCATTTTGTTTTCTGTTACGATGCTATCGGATACAGTGCTTCACATCCGCGAAAACGTTCAATCCGGACGGATACAGAATCCTCTCTGCTCCGTATTCGCTTGGGCCCGAACCAAACAAAACGCGTATTCAGTAGAGAGTATCGGAAGCAGCGCTTCCCCACACTGAAAATGGAGAACGATACCAGAGTGCGAACCAAACGCCTCGTAAAGCTTTTCTAGATAGAACCATAGTATGCCGGATTTGGTTGGATGGGCCTCTcgtggatgcatgcatgcatgcggtcaTGCAGGCGTATGAATGATACCTTCTCCCGTGAACGCGGAAAGCCCAAAAATATATGCATGATACGTTCTCCGCGGCCACCTGGTTGGAGTATTATTCGCCCAGAGTCACAGGACAAGCATACGGTAACGACCAGAGAACGCGGCTGTTTTACTTGACTTGCTCACAAAAAAGGGTAGAGGAACGGTTGTTTTCCGTGCAGTAGGTAAGGGTGCGTTCAAACCCAGACCCGGACCGACGACCTTCCTCCGCTCACTGACAGGCGGGCCAGCGCCGCCACGAGGACCCATGTGGCGGCGAGCTCCCACTCGGCCACTCGCCGGTGATGTCCACTTCAGTCGGTCAAACTCCGTGACGACGAACGGTCAACACATCCGGCTTCTTCTCAGCGACCCCCTCATCATAAACTCTCACGACCCTCTCTGTGTTACAATTAAAGCTTTTCTCCGTTGCAAATTCCTCATCCCGTAGGCCGTAGCCAGCAAACAAGATCGACGAGATGATGCATCCGTTTCGTGCCCCGGCAGCCGCCGCGGTGCTCTGCTCAACCACGCTGCTGCTAGCTGCCGTCCTCGCCACCGACGCCACCAtaaacaccaccacgccgtcgttgcCGTCCTCGTCGTCCTCGCCCTGCGCCCCGGCGACGTGCGGGGGCCTGCGCATCGAGTACCCATTCTGGCTCGGCGGCACGCACCCGCCAGAGTGCGGCTACCGGGCCTTCCAGGTCACGTGCGACGGCAACGGCACGGCCTTCCTCGAGAACTCATTCTGGAAGTACCAGATCCTGGACATCTCTTACGACGACAGCACCTTCAGGCTCGCCAACCACGATCTCTCCGACGGCACCTGCGACGTCGAGGTCCGCGTGAACGCCACCTCCGACCTCGGCCTCGCGCCCTTTGCCATCAGCCGGACCAACCAGAGGCTCTACTTCCTCTACAACTGCACCGACCTCCGGGCGCGGCCGCCGCCCCGTTCGTGGGCGCCCGTGAACTGCACCAAGGGGTCCAACGTGTCCACCTTCAACTCCTTCGCGTTGCTCGCCGGCGGGTACAGGCCCGTGCCGGGGAACTGCAGGGTGTCGATGATGCCCGTGCTGGGGTACCCGGGGGCGGCCGGGAAGGACTACCGGCAGCTGATGAAGGGCGGGTTTCTTCTGGACTACGCGGCCGACGACTGCGCGGCGTGCAAGGAGAGCGGTGGACGTTGCCGG is from Triticum aestivum cultivar Chinese Spring chromosome 3A, IWGSC CS RefSeq v2.1, whole genome shotgun sequence and encodes:
- the LOC123059906 gene encoding LEAF RUST 10 DISEASE-RESISTANCEUS RECEPTOR-LIKE PROTEIN KINASE-like 1.2 isoform X1, with product MMHPFRAPAAAAVLCSTTLLLAAVLATDATINTTTPSLPSSSSSPCAPATCGGLRIEYPFWLGGTHPPECGYRAFQVTCDGNGTAFLENSFWKYQILDISYDDSTFRLANHDLSDGTCDVEVRVNATSDLGLAPFAISRTNQRLYFLYNCTDLRARPPPRSWAPVNCTKGSNVSTFNSFALLAGGYRPVPGNCRVSMMPVLGYPGAAGKDYRQLMKGGFLLDYAADDCAACKESGGRCRIDTDYDIFQCHCSDGVADLIVCGQYQFISFLHHFKFRRPGNYFRNYFICHYYYLERVCKCLSDCEPTGRLYVCTASAKPCSSNPC
- the LOC123059906 gene encoding LEAF RUST 10 DISEASE-RESISTANCEUS RECEPTOR-LIKE PROTEIN KINASE-like 1.2 isoform X2, which codes for MMHPFRAPAAAAVLCSTTLLLAAVLATDATINTTTPSLPSSSSSPCAPATCGGLRIEYPFWLGGTHPPECGYRAFQVTCDGNGTAFLENSFWKYQILDISYDDSTFRLANHDLSDGTCDVEVRVNATSDLGLAPFAISRTNQRLYFLYNCTDLRARPPPRSWAPVNCTKGSNVSTFNSFALLAGGYRPVPGNCRVSMMPVLGYPGAAGKDYRQLMKGGFLLDYAADDCAACKESGGRCRIDTDYDIFQCHCSDGVADLIVCGSRIDTRRASLSMTYKMYRPMDSYGR